The DNA region GCCAAAGTGGGGGGGAGAACCACATAACCAAGCCGTACTTCTAAAGGCAATGTTTTCGTGAAGCTGCCGAGATAGATTACGCGTCCCGCTTTATCCAATGTTTTTAGCGGTTCAACATGCATTCCACGATATCGGAATTCACTATCATAATCATCCTCGACAATCATGGCATCCTGACGATGTGCCCAGTCCAGCAAAGTTTGTCTACGTTCAAGGCTGAGCATTTCGCCGGTAGGAAATTGTCGTGATGGCGTGACAAACAACATACGTGCTTCCCAGTTCTGGGGAACAACTCCCTGACCATCTAGATTGGCTTCAATCAACTGTGCACCCGCAGCCAAAATCGCTTGAGAAATCCCGACATAACAAGGACTTTCCGTTACTACACGATCCCCTGGATCTGCAAGTAATTGAGTGAGTAGAGCGATAGCTTGCATAGAGCCTGCAGTCACTGCAATATGATCTGCATCGACTTGAATCCCTCGCATCCGCCGAAGATAGGCAGCAATGGCTTCTCGCAATTTCGGCTCCCCAGTTGAACTAACAAGAGCGGTGGTTGTTTCTATGTGATGCTCGCGATTCCGTATCTCTGCATACAATCGATTGTTCCATTCATCGTAAGGGAATTTGGAAAAATCAGGCTGGTATTTGCTAAAGTCAATTACTTCGTCACGCTCTATTCTGGAATCACTTGTTTGTGCATTTGTTTGTGAATTCCTTTGAGTTGTCTGCTGTTCAAACTGCTGAATACGATTCCCCCAGGCTGATAAGTGATGAGCGTAAGCTTTCACGGTGGATGCATCATTGCTTAAATCCAACTGATAAGCAACAAAGGTTCCTCTTCCATGCTCTGATTGAATGTAACCTTGAGCAGTCAACGTATCGTATACCTGATTTACTGTGCCTCGGGAAATGTGATACGTCGCAGCTAACTCTCTCGTAGATGGTAACTTTTCGCCATACACCAGATTACCTTCATGAATAGCGTCACGAATCGCATGATAGAGAGCCTTCATCTTGGTATATTTTCGGTTCAAATATGAACTGTAAGCTACATGAAATTGCATATGCCCTCCAGAAGTTAATTTAGAAGTGGTACAATAAAAACCGAAAATATTGGATCTTTTTAGTTGTCCATTTTCATTTTATACTAATTCATAGGATGAAGTGAAACAATAAATTTAATTAGGGGGAATACAATCATGCAAACAGGTACAGATCGTGTAAAAAGAGGAATGGCTGAGATGCAAAAGGGCGGCGTCATTATGGACGTCATGAATGCAGAACAAGCTAAAATTGCTGAGGCGGCAGGTGCAACAGCTGTTATGGCTCTTGAACGGGTACCTTCCGATATTCGCGCAGCCGGCGGTGTAGCTCGTATGGCAGATCCAACCATCGTTGAAGAGGTTATGAAGGTTGTATCTATTCCAGTTATGGCCAAAGCACGTATCGGTCATTACATAGAAGCCAAAGTGCTTGAATCCCTAGGTGTGGACTATCTCGATGAAAGTGAAGTTCTTACACCTGCAGATGAAGTGTTCCATATTGATAAACATGAGTTTACTGTACCATTTGTATGTGGAGCCAAAGATTTGGGAGAGGCTCTTCGCCGTATTGGTGAGGGTGCATCGATGATTCGTACAAAAGGTGAGCCTGGAACGGGCAACATTGTTGAGGCAGTTCGTCATATGCGTCTGATTAACAGCCAGCTCCGTAAAGTGCAAAACATGTCCAAAGACGAGCTGTACGCTGAAGCAAAAAATTTGGGTGTAGCTTATGAATTGCTGCGCGAAGTTCATGAAAATGGAAAACTTCCTGTCGTTAACTTTGCAGCAGGCGGTGTAGCTACTCCGGCGGACGCAGCATTAATGATGCACCTGGGAGCAGACGGTGTGTTTGTAGGATCGGGTATCTTCAAATCCGATAGCCCTGAGAAATTCGCTCGTGCAATCGTTGAAGCTACAACACATTACACAGATTACAAACTGATTGCCGAAGTATCCAAAAACTTGGGTGCCCCTATGAAAGGGATCGAAATTTCTAAATTAGCTCCAGAAGAGCGCATGTCCAACCGCGGATGGTAAGAATGAACGAACAGAACAGCGGTTTTAAAGTAGTGTTACGATTCTACACAGCGCTGTAAATGAGCATTAAGATTGAATAGAGTATAAATAGATATTAGACAAAGCCGATCAGTGGAGCAAATTGATCGGCTTTGTTGTTTGTTATTTTTGACAATAATGAATTGAAATGCAATATATGTGGAAAACAGAGAAGAGAGGGAAGCTGAACATGGTTTATGGACAGTATAAGCTTAATCTCTCTTGTATACCGTTTAGGATTTCTTCCGGAATCTCCTTGACCTTGATATCTTCACCTAGAAAAAGCAACCAATTAGTGATTTCGGTTAATTCTTCTAAATGATAAACATTGATACATGTCTTTATAATCGCTGTGGTTTGGTAAGGATTTGTATAAGCAAGTGAACAGTTTAAAGGATGGTATTTTTTGAACTGAGCAATCGCCTTTGGGCCAAGTTCAAGGACAAGGTTGATTACCTCTTCCTGCTTGCTTAGTTGTTCTAAAATCTTTTTCTTACTTACCCTTTTTTTCTTTGGGTATGGTTCTATTTGTGTGAGATTGTCGACGGATATAATCCGTCTCTTCTCTTCTTCTAAGTCAAAGCCTCCAATTAGCCATAGACATTTCTCACGATACAGGTGCAAAAGATAAATGGGATAAGACTTTATTTCTCGCTCTTCTTTGACAGTAACCATTAAA from Paenibacillus sp. JNUCC-31 includes:
- a CDS encoding MocR-like pyridoxine biosynthesis transcription factor PdxR encodes the protein MNRKYTKMKALYHAIRDAIHEGNLVYGEKLPSTRELAATYHISRGTVNQVYDTLTAQGYIQSEHGRGTFVAYQLDLSNDASTVKAYAHHLSAWGNRIQQFEQQTTQRNSQTNAQTSDSRIERDEVIDFSKYQPDFSKFPYDEWNNRLYAEIRNREHHIETTTALVSSTGEPKLREAIAAYLRRMRGIQVDADHIAVTAGSMQAIALLTQLLADPGDRVVTESPCYVGISQAILAAGAQLIEANLDGQGVVPQNWEARMLFVTPSRQFPTGEMLSLERRQTLLDWAHRQDAMIVEDDYDSEFRYRGMHVEPLKTLDKAGRVIYLGSFTKTLPLEVRLGYVVLPPTLADTFRKAQALYEPRPVNLIEQRALAAFMTSGQYERHLRRMNRLYSRKFHLLLKLLNQQLSTWFDWVENEAGLHVFGWWRGDATTFEVFRAAARSEGVVYSEVSSSTSEGTKYGIYLSFAHLSDVQLQEGVFKLKNAVVAAL
- the pdxS gene encoding pyridoxal 5'-phosphate synthase lyase subunit PdxS, with protein sequence MMQTGTDRVKRGMAEMQKGGVIMDVMNAEQAKIAEAAGATAVMALERVPSDIRAAGGVARMADPTIVEEVMKVVSIPVMAKARIGHYIEAKVLESLGVDYLDESEVLTPADEVFHIDKHEFTVPFVCGAKDLGEALRRIGEGASMIRTKGEPGTGNIVEAVRHMRLINSQLRKVQNMSKDELYAEAKNLGVAYELLREVHENGKLPVVNFAAGGVATPADAALMMHLGADGVFVGSGIFKSDSPEKFARAIVEATTHYTDYKLIAEVSKNLGAPMKGIEISKLAPEERMSNRGW
- a CDS encoding helix-turn-helix transcriptional regulator — its product is MKKVERINIIMRYINNRAHFTISEIMQEFNISRSTAIRDIKEIEGMGMPLVAEVGRDGGYSVMNNSILPTVRFTDNEIKALFIAFMATRNQQLPYLKSRQSLTEKLLGLISENQQDDLVLLNQILLFEGTNPHNPDLLDLSDLPHPMLEKLIQILLLENYLMVTVKEEREIKSYPIYLLHLYREKCLWLIGGFDLEEEKRRIISVDNLTQIEPYPKKKRVSKKKILEQLSKQEEVINLVLELGPKAIAQFKKYHPLNCSLAYTNPYQTTAIIKTCINVYHLEELTEITNWLLFLGEDIKVKEIPEEILNGIQERLSLYCP